A DNA window from Candidatus Cloacimonadota bacterium contains the following coding sequences:
- a CDS encoding T9SS type A sorting domain-containing protein — protein MKAKIHKLIKNKILQHKVLAILVITMFMSILSAQELGDYRTNWGWGYFSNPSTWSRFNGSTWEAANQTPPSPFQNTIYINHYTYLDRDFILEGNMVMASGTTLDLRSGFDLTVSEGATAQIKKILVNTNATLINYGDILSGEIITLTYVAGTGLPAVLINMGRIELLDDGKPYAASLDLKDGAKFISGAGAYVYGSGSLATTAQHVRFEIANAGGFDDAIRLTGVRQLQQAHYLFNGSGAQVTGGIGDMVRSLTIDNPAGLSLQKNLQVNPWENSVILVKSGSTLNMGPYIIESLDWGNASFVLEPGSTVNTAHPESISSIAVNQKIAYGAVRTNSASYSSAANYVYSGNTLQNSGDFITTPDPYTVNNLTVTNTAGLILNNPLRVNGDLVGGQYIQGDVTLPVTLSSFTAVALGRGTVRVQWRTSSETNVMAYYIYRSEDQDFAGATLISPRILAANSSQGSTYLFEDREVPGDGSYFYWLQDIGFSSDGEVHGPLQVIVRTEGGGQSPEIAMPPGLNGNYPNPFNPSSTLRFTLPQASDAQLTFYNKKGQVVDKMLLQDQEQGIHQIVWNTQKLNLPSGVYYVRLQAKGLNDIMKLTLSK, from the coding sequence ATGAAAGCTAAAATACATAAGTTAATAAAAAACAAGATATTACAACATAAAGTCCTGGCCATCCTGGTGATCACAATGTTTATGAGCATTTTGTCCGCTCAGGAGCTGGGCGACTATCGTACAAACTGGGGTTGGGGTTATTTTTCCAATCCATCCACGTGGTCGAGATTCAATGGCAGCACCTGGGAAGCTGCGAATCAGACCCCGCCTTCTCCCTTCCAAAATACCATTTACATCAATCATTATACATACCTTGATCGGGATTTCATCCTGGAGGGAAACATGGTAATGGCATCCGGCACGACTCTGGATTTAAGAAGCGGTTTTGACCTGACGGTTAGTGAAGGCGCCACCGCTCAAATCAAGAAAATCCTGGTGAATACGAATGCTACCCTGATCAATTACGGAGATATATTATCCGGAGAAATTATCACACTTACTTATGTGGCGGGCACAGGGCTTCCTGCGGTTTTGATCAATATGGGCAGGATTGAACTGCTGGACGACGGCAAGCCTTACGCGGCGAGTCTGGACCTCAAAGACGGGGCGAAGTTCATTTCCGGAGCAGGCGCCTATGTGTATGGAAGCGGTTCGCTGGCCACCACTGCCCAGCACGTGCGCTTTGAGATCGCCAATGCGGGTGGATTTGATGACGCCATTCGTCTCACCGGCGTCCGTCAATTGCAGCAGGCCCACTATCTGTTCAACGGCAGTGGGGCTCAGGTTACGGGAGGCATCGGAGATATGGTAAGAAGTCTCACGATAGATAACCCTGCCGGGCTAAGTCTGCAGAAAAACCTGCAGGTGAACCCCTGGGAAAATTCCGTGATTTTGGTAAAAAGCGGCTCCACCCTGAATATGGGGCCATACATCATTGAATCTTTGGATTGGGGCAATGCCAGCTTTGTCCTGGAACCGGGCAGCACCGTAAACACCGCTCATCCGGAATCTATATCCTCTATAGCTGTGAATCAAAAAATAGCTTATGGCGCCGTTCGCACAAATTCTGCCAGCTATTCCAGTGCTGCAAACTATGTGTACAGCGGCAACACGCTGCAAAATAGCGGAGACTTCATCACCACCCCGGACCCATATACCGTGAATAACTTAACAGTCACCAATACTGCCGGACTTATTTTGAACAATCCCCTCAGGGTCAATGGAGACCTGGTGGGCGGGCAATACATCCAGGGCGATGTCACCTTGCCGGTTACCCTTTCATCTTTTACTGCAGTAGCTCTGGGCAGGGGAACGGTTCGCGTGCAGTGGAGAACTTCCTCCGAAACCAACGTAATGGCCTATTATATATATCGTTCAGAAGACCAGGATTTTGCTGGCGCTACCTTGATCAGCCCCCGCATATTAGCGGCCAATAGTTCACAAGGCTCTACCTATCTATTTGAAGATCGGGAAGTTCCCGGAGATGGCAGCTATTTCTACTGGCTGCAAGATATTGGGTTCTCTTCCGATGGCGAAGTGCATGGCCCGCTGCAGGTGATAGTCCGCACCGAAGGTGGAGGCCAAAGCCCTGAGATCGCTATGCCCCCGGGTTTGAACGGCAACTATCCCAATCCCTTCAATCCCTCCAGCACCTTGCGTTTCACCCTGCCTCAGGCATCTGATGCGCAGCTGACTTTTTACAATAAAAAGGGGCAAGTGGTA